One region of Flavobacterium sp. GSB-24 genomic DNA includes:
- the lptC gene encoding LPS export ABC transporter periplasmic protein LptC — translation MNLPKRYSLLVVTVFAVTLFFGCESNFKDVQKINFSEFVPASDADTVNIKYTDSGRISGILISPKMLDYSNLDFPFTEFPKGLDVTLYDKKQKRTFIRGNYAVSYKNTGIIDLIGKVKITSEAGQVLETEQLYFDQKNEWFYTERKFKLTDKKGVSHGQGIDFSKDFKVINSQRISGEIESEE, via the coding sequence ATGAATTTACCAAAGAGATATAGTCTGCTAGTTGTCACAGTTTTTGCTGTGACACTATTTTTTGGGTGCGAAAGTAATTTTAAAGATGTTCAGAAAATTAACTTCTCAGAGTTTGTTCCGGCAAGTGATGCAGATACAGTTAATATAAAATATACAGATTCTGGACGTATTTCAGGTATTTTAATAAGTCCTAAAATGCTGGATTATTCGAATCTTGATTTTCCTTTCACAGAATTTCCTAAAGGATTAGATGTTACTTTATATGACAAAAAGCAAAAGCGTACCTTTATAAGAGGAAATTATGCGGTTTCGTATAAAAATACAGGGATTATTGATTTGATAGGAAAAGTAAAAATCACCTCTGAAGCTGGACAGGTTTTGGAAACGGAGCAATTGTACTTCGATCAGAAAAATGAATGGTTTTATACCGAAAGAAAATTTAAACTTACCGATAAAAAAGGAGTTTCTCACGGTCAGGGAATAGATTTTAGTAAAGATTTTAAAGTGATTAATTCGCAGCGAATAAGCGGCGAAATTGAATCTGAAGAATAA
- a CDS encoding GIY-YIG nuclease family protein, with the protein MHYLYILYSKSSQKFYIGETNNINERVIKHNNHSYSNSFTKIANDWEIVLTFNCNDRDEALYLERFIKRMKSKTFNDKIINDPSILKDILSKRN; encoded by the coding sequence ATGCATTATCTCTATATTCTCTATTCAAAATCATCTCAAAAATTTTACATCGGCGAAACCAATAACATAAACGAAAGAGTAATAAAACACAATAATCACTCTTATTCAAATTCCTTTACCAAGATTGCCAATGACTGGGAAATCGTTTTGACTTTTAATTGTAATGACAGAGACGAAGCTCTTTACTTGGAACGCTTTATTAAAAGAATGAAAAGCAAAACCTTTAATGATAAAATAATTAATGATCCGTCAATTTTAAAAGATATTTTATCCAAAAGAAACTAA
- a CDS encoding GIY-YIG nuclease family protein: MHYLYILYSKSSQKFYIGETNNINERVIKHNNHSYSNSFTKIANDWEIVLTFNCTDRDEALYLERFIKRMKSKTFNDKIINDPSILKDILSKRN, encoded by the coding sequence ATGCATTATCTCTATATTCTCTATTCAAAATCATCTCAAAAATTTTACATCGGCGAAACCAATAACATAAACGAAAGAGTAATAAAACACAATAATCACTCTTATTCAAATTCCTTTACCAAGATTGCCAATGACTGGGAAATCGTTTTAACTTTTAATTGTACTGACAGAGACGAAGCTCTTTACTTGGAACGCTTTATTAAAAGAATGAAAAGCAAAACCTTTAATGATAAAATAATTAATGATCCGTCAATTTTAAAAGATATTTTATCCAAAAGAAACTAA
- a CDS encoding type III pantothenate kinase — translation MILTVDVGNTRIKASVFEGNTALENFIFEKNELEEKIEKILKKFPNCSDLVVASVGSIKKQSFLTFENQLKVHFFTHEDVFPFHNKYATPKTLGIDRMILAAGATLKFPKQNRLVIDAGTCITYDFIDENDNYLGGAISPGLRLRYESLHNFTARLPLLTLENPESYIGNSTAQAIHSGVVNGFVYEIDGFIDDYRREFSNFIIILTGGDADFLAKRLKNTIFANSNFLLESLNQTYQYKIDND, via the coding sequence ATGATTTTAACTGTTGATGTCGGAAACACCAGAATTAAAGCATCTGTATTTGAGGGAAATACTGCTCTGGAGAATTTTATTTTTGAGAAAAATGAACTGGAAGAAAAAATTGAAAAAATTTTAAAAAAATTTCCAAACTGCTCCGATTTGGTTGTTGCATCAGTAGGAAGTATCAAAAAACAATCCTTTTTAACTTTCGAAAATCAATTAAAAGTTCATTTTTTTACACACGAAGATGTATTTCCTTTTCATAATAAATACGCAACACCAAAAACATTAGGAATAGATCGAATGATTTTGGCTGCGGGAGCAACTTTAAAATTCCCCAAACAAAATAGATTGGTTATTGATGCGGGAACATGCATAACCTACGATTTTATCGACGAAAATGATAATTATTTAGGAGGAGCCATTTCTCCGGGTCTTCGCCTGCGTTATGAATCACTGCATAATTTTACGGCCAGACTGCCGTTACTTACATTAGAAAACCCTGAATCATATATAGGAAACTCAACGGCACAAGCCATACATTCTGGTGTTGTCAATGGTTTCGTCTATGAGATTGACGGTTTTATCGATGATTATCGCAGAGAGTTTTCAAATTTTATCATAATTTTAACGGGAGGCGATGCAGATTTTTTGGCTAAACGATTAAAAAATACCATATTTGCCAATTCAAATTTCCTTCTGGAGAGTTTGAACCAAACATATCAATATAAAATCGACAATGATTAA
- a CDS encoding hemolysin family protein, with translation MEISIIIICLILAAFFSGMEIAFISSNKIYLEIEKKQDDFLSRILTKLTENPSKFIAAMLIGNNVALVVYGFFMGDLILNWMAHFGLVFSDWWNVLVQTLLATFVVLLTSEFFPKVFFQIYANSLIKILALPAYLFYRLFYYISTFFIWIADFVLSKFFKTEGNQIQLFSRIELGNYITEQMSTVEEDEEVDSEIQIFQNALEFSGVKARDIMTPRTEIVDIDLFDTVDDLKALFVETGYSKIIISQNSLDDIVGYVHSFDLFKKPATIKSVLMTVEFVPETILIKDVLTLLIKKRKNVAVVLDEYGGTSGIITIEDIVEELFGEIEDEHDLDEELIEEEIGEGKYLFSTRLDVEYLNETYKLMIPEEDSYGTLGGFIVNHTKEIPQKGDKIVIDKYHFFIKEASNKKIELVKLTIKD, from the coding sequence ATGGAAATTAGTATTATAATAATATGTTTAATACTAGCAGCCTTTTTCTCTGGAATGGAAATCGCGTTTATTTCCTCCAACAAAATTTACCTCGAAATAGAAAAGAAACAAGACGATTTCTTGTCTCGAATCTTAACTAAACTTACCGAAAATCCATCCAAATTTATTGCGGCCATGCTTATTGGCAACAATGTCGCTTTGGTTGTTTATGGCTTTTTTATGGGCGATCTGATTTTGAATTGGATGGCGCATTTTGGTCTTGTTTTTTCGGATTGGTGGAATGTTCTTGTTCAAACTCTGCTTGCCACATTTGTGGTTCTGTTAACTTCAGAATTTTTCCCTAAAGTATTTTTTCAGATTTATGCGAATTCTTTAATTAAGATTCTCGCTCTTCCGGCCTATTTATTTTACCGATTATTTTATTACATTTCAACTTTCTTTATTTGGATTGCAGATTTTGTGCTGAGTAAATTTTTTAAAACAGAAGGAAATCAGATTCAATTATTTAGCAGGATTGAACTTGGAAATTATATTACAGAACAAATGAGCACGGTTGAAGAAGATGAAGAAGTAGATTCTGAAATTCAGATTTTTCAAAATGCTCTGGAGTTTTCAGGTGTAAAAGCACGCGATATAATGACACCTAGAACAGAAATTGTAGACATAGATTTGTTTGATACAGTTGATGACCTTAAAGCGTTATTTGTCGAAACAGGATATTCTAAAATTATCATTAGCCAGAATTCTTTAGACGATATAGTGGGTTATGTGCATTCGTTTGATTTATTCAAAAAACCAGCGACAATAAAATCGGTTTTGATGACAGTTGAGTTTGTTCCTGAAACAATTTTAATAAAAGATGTTTTGACTTTATTGATTAAAAAACGTAAAAATGTCGCAGTTGTCTTAGATGAATATGGCGGAACTTCTGGAATAATTACAATTGAAGATATTGTCGAAGAACTTTTTGGTGAAATTGAAGATGAACATGATTTAGATGAAGAATTAATTGAAGAAGAAATAGGCGAAGGCAAGTATTTGTTTTCGACAAGATTAGATGTTGAATATTTAAATGAAACCTATAAATTGATGATTCCTGAGGAAGATTCTTATGGAACTTTAGGAGGTTTTATTGTAAATCATACAAAAGA